A single window of Terriglobales bacterium DNA harbors:
- a CDS encoding protein kinase, with amino-acid sequence MSLAPGSKLGPYEILAPVGAGGMGEVYRARDARLGREVAIKILPEGFTQHPDRLRRFEQEARVVATLNHPNILAIHDIGTEEGAPYLVTELLDGEPLREKMKAGAVPVRRALEYALGIAQGLAAAHEKGIVHRDLKPENVFVTRDGRVKILDFGLAKLARTESGAEGALLDSPTMDQGTSPGVVLGTVGYMSPEQVRGQAADHRSDIFALGAMLYEMLAGARAFHRESSAETMTAILRDDPPEFAEGHRIPPGLERIVRRCLEKAPEQRFQSARDLAFALEAVSGVSTSTTAVPAAAGRTLGRKWRLPVGVALALAVGIAIFFAGRRAGHSGSSTVSYQQASFRPQIIFRAAFTPDGKTIVFSAAQEGTTPTLYTIQAEYPEAKSTGLSGVQLLSVSRQGELAVLTHARYLAHRLFRGTLARMPLGSSAPREILEDVEEADWAPDGSDLAIIREVGGKSRLEYPVGKVLYETAAYVSDLRFSPKGDRIAFFDHPTKYDDRGVVAVVDLKGKKTDLAGGFWGMEGLAWSKEGDEIFFSASFAGANYQPRGVTLAGKQRLVLPAAGVLLVYDISADGRWLVAREDTAYAVVAKDPASGQERDLSWLDFSVGPSISEDGRTITFSEDSSATGSTYAVCLRKTDGSPVVVLGEGTSGDLSPDGKWVLGIVLTTPPKLMLYPTGAGEARTMERGSLENYAGAGWFPDNKRLLVCGNEPGHAPRCYLQELSGGAPQPVTPEGTTGGWISPDERVILGQTGAGEFFLYPVGDGEPHPVPHLGREDRVIRWGADGHSLLVFRQNQLPVRVEKVELESGRRTLVRELAPADRSGVTGIGFVSMSGDAKWYVYSYGRDVSQLFTVEGVR; translated from the coding sequence GTGAGCCTGGCACCCGGAAGCAAGCTTGGTCCCTACGAGATCTTGGCGCCCGTGGGCGCGGGCGGGATGGGCGAGGTGTATCGCGCGCGGGACGCGCGCCTGGGCCGCGAAGTCGCCATCAAGATCCTGCCCGAAGGATTCACGCAGCATCCCGACCGGCTGCGGCGCTTCGAGCAGGAGGCGCGAGTCGTGGCCACGCTCAACCATCCCAACATCCTGGCCATCCACGACATCGGCACCGAGGAAGGCGCGCCCTACCTGGTCACCGAGCTGCTGGACGGCGAGCCCCTGCGCGAGAAGATGAAGGCGGGCGCGGTGCCCGTGCGTCGCGCGCTGGAGTACGCGCTGGGCATCGCGCAGGGCCTGGCGGCGGCGCACGAGAAGGGCATCGTCCATCGCGACCTCAAGCCGGAAAATGTTTTTGTGACGCGCGACGGCCGGGTAAAGATCCTGGACTTCGGCCTGGCCAAACTAGCGCGGACGGAATCCGGCGCGGAGGGAGCCCTGCTCGACAGTCCCACCATGGACCAGGGCACCTCGCCCGGGGTGGTTCTGGGGACGGTGGGGTACATGTCGCCAGAGCAGGTGCGGGGACAGGCGGCCGACCACCGCTCGGACATCTTCGCGCTGGGCGCCATGCTCTACGAGATGCTGGCGGGCGCGCGCGCCTTCCACCGCGAGTCTTCGGCGGAGACCATGACCGCCATCCTGCGCGACGACCCACCGGAGTTCGCCGAGGGCCACCGCATCCCGCCGGGGCTGGAGCGCATCGTGCGGCGCTGCCTGGAGAAGGCACCGGAGCAGCGCTTCCAGTCGGCGCGCGACCTGGCCTTCGCCCTGGAGGCGGTTTCCGGGGTTTCCACTTCGACCACGGCGGTTCCCGCGGCGGCGGGGCGTACCTTGGGACGGAAGTGGCGTCTGCCCGTGGGGGTGGCGCTGGCGCTGGCCGTCGGAATCGCCATTTTCTTTGCCGGGCGACGCGCCGGACACAGCGGAAGCTCGACGGTCAGCTACCAGCAGGCGAGCTTTCGCCCGCAGATCATCTTCCGCGCCGCTTTCACGCCCGATGGCAAGACCATCGTCTTCAGCGCCGCCCAGGAGGGCACCACGCCCACGCTTTACACCATCCAGGCGGAGTATCCCGAAGCCAAGTCCACGGGACTGAGCGGGGTGCAGTTGCTTTCCGTCTCGCGGCAGGGCGAGCTAGCCGTGCTGACCCACGCCCGCTACCTCGCCCATCGGCTTTTCCGCGGCACGCTGGCCCGTATGCCGCTGGGAAGCAGCGCCCCGCGCGAGATCCTGGAAGACGTGGAGGAGGCGGACTGGGCGCCGGACGGCTCCGACCTGGCCATCATCCGCGAGGTCGGCGGCAAGAGCCGGCTGGAGTATCCCGTGGGCAAGGTGCTCTATGAGACCGCGGCCTACGTGAGCGACCTGCGCTTTTCGCCCAAGGGCGACCGCATCGCTTTCTTCGATCATCCCACCAAGTATGACGATCGCGGCGTGGTGGCGGTGGTAGACCTCAAGGGGAAGAAGACCGACTTGGCGGGCGGCTTCTGGGGCATGGAAGGCCTGGCCTGGTCGAAGGAAGGCGACGAGATATTCTTTTCCGCCAGCTTCGCCGGCGCCAACTACCAGCCTCGCGGCGTCACCCTCGCAGGCAAGCAGCGGTTGGTTCTGCCGGCGGCGGGCGTCCTGTTGGTCTATGACATCTCCGCTGACGGCCGCTGGCTGGTGGCGCGCGAGGACACGGCCTACGCGGTAGTGGCCAAAGACCCGGCCTCGGGGCAGGAGCGCGACCTTTCCTGGCTGGATTTCTCTGTGGGCCCCAGCATTTCGGAGGATGGCAGGACCATTACCTTCAGCGAGGACAGCTCCGCCACCGGCTCCACCTACGCCGTCTGCTTGCGCAAGACGGACGGCTCGCCCGTGGTGGTGCTGGGGGAGGGCACGAGCGGAGACTTATCTCCGGATGGCAAGTGGGTGCTGGGGATCGTGCTCACCACACCGCCGAAGCTGATGCTCTATCCCACGGGCGCCGGGGAGGCGCGCACGATGGAACGCGGCAGCCTGGAGAACTACGCCGGCGCCGGCTGGTTTCCCGACAACAAGCGCCTTCTGGTGTGCGGGAACGAGCCCGGACACGCCCCTCGCTGCTACCTCCAGGAGCTGAGCGGAGGAGCGCCCCAGCCGGTCACACCGGAGGGCACCACGGGCGGCTGGATCTCGCCGGATGAAAGAGTGATCCTGGGACAGACCGGGGCCGGAGAGTTCTTTCTCTACCCAGTGGGCGACGGCGAGCCGCATCCCGTCCCGCACCTGGGCCGCGAAGACAGAGTGATCCGCTGGGGCGCGGACGGCCACTCCCTCCTGGTGTTTCGCCAAAACCAGTTGCCGGTGCGGGTGGAGAAGGTGGAGCTGGAGAGCGGGCGGCGTACGCTGGTGCGGGAATTGGCCCCGGCCGATCGCTCCGGAGTCACCGGCATCGGCTTTGTTTCCATGTCCGGGGACGCGAAGTGGTACGTCTATAGCTACGGCCGCGACGTCTCGCAACTGTTCACGGTGGAAGGAGTGAGGTAA
- the folK gene encoding 2-amino-4-hydroxy-6-hydroxymethyldihydropteridine diphosphokinase: MKKTVYLGLGSNQGDRRAYLEAAIGCLGELGRVTALSSFYDTEPVELTRQKWFLNCALALETELLPRQLLKRILEIEHALGRKRRLPKGPRTLDIDILLFGRGVVALPGLKIPHPAMHQRRFVLVPLAEIAPDARHPGLGRSVRELLDALPAGDAQVRRLSS; this comes from the coding sequence TTGAAGAAGACCGTCTATCTCGGGCTGGGCTCGAATCAGGGCGACCGCCGCGCCTATCTGGAGGCCGCCATCGGCTGCCTGGGCGAGCTGGGCCGGGTGACTGCCCTCTCCTCTTTCTACGACACCGAACCCGTAGAGCTTACCAGACAGAAGTGGTTCCTGAACTGCGCCCTGGCGTTGGAGACCGAGCTGCTGCCCCGGCAGCTTCTGAAGCGCATCCTGGAGATCGAGCACGCGCTCGGCCGCAAGCGGCGCCTCCCCAAAGGCCCGCGAACGCTGGACATAGATATCCTGCTCTTCGGGCGCGGCGTGGTCGCGCTGCCCGGCCTGAAGATCCCGCATCCCGCCATGCACCAGCGCCGCTTCGTGCTGGTTCCGCTGGCCGAAATCGCACCCGACGCCCGCCACCCTGGCCTGGGCCGCAGCGTGCGCGAGCTACTGGATGCCCTCCCCGCCGGCGACGCCCAGGTGCGGCGACTGTCATCCTGA
- a CDS encoding YceI family protein — translation MRRFHILAVAAAVALLSAAAMAQAVQYEIDPVHSSAQFSVRHMMVSNVRGEFAKVTGTVVYDPKNLKASSVEATIDATTINTHEPRRDDDLKSPNFFDVAKYPILTFKSKKVEQAGAGKLRVTGDLTLHGVTKEVVLDVEGPSPEAKMGPNIKSGASAATTINRKDFGLVWNKTMETGGVLVGDEVKITLEIEMGRKAAAKPAGGAAVRPSTGGAAKSAR, via the coding sequence ATGCGACGTTTTCATATCCTGGCGGTAGCTGCGGCTGTAGCGCTGCTTTCGGCGGCGGCGATGGCGCAGGCGGTGCAGTATGAGATCGACCCGGTGCACTCCAGCGCGCAGTTCTCCGTGCGCCACATGATGGTTTCGAACGTGCGCGGCGAGTTCGCCAAGGTGACCGGAACAGTGGTCTATGATCCCAAAAACCTCAAGGCGTCGTCGGTCGAGGCCACCATCGACGCCACCACCATCAACACCCACGAACCCCGGCGCGATGACGACCTCAAGAGTCCCAACTTCTTCGACGTGGCCAAGTATCCCATCCTCACCTTCAAGTCCAAGAAGGTGGAGCAGGCGGGCGCGGGCAAGCTGCGCGTGACCGGCGACCTCACCCTCCACGGCGTGACCAAAGAAGTGGTGCTGGATGTGGAAGGGCCGAGCCCAGAAGCCAAGATGGGACCGAACATCAAGTCGGGCGCCTCGGCCGCGACCACCATCAACCGCAAAGACTTCGGCCTGGTGTGGAACAAGACGATGGAAACCGGCGGGGTGCTGGTGGGCGATGAGGTGAAGATCACGCTGGAGATCGAGATGGGACGGAAGGCGGCGGCGAAGCCGGCGGGAGGCGCGGCGGTCCGGCCTTCGACCGGGGGAGCAGCCAAGAGCGCCCGCTGA
- a CDS encoding HU family DNA-binding protein, translated as MAGMTKTQLVRHMAEKTGTTNKVAGEFLEHLADTALKETKKSGVFVIPGIGRLVKANRKARMGRNPQTGEPIQIKAKTVVKFRVAKAAKDAIAPKK; from the coding sequence ATGGCAGGAATGACCAAGACACAGTTGGTCCGTCATATGGCGGAGAAAACGGGCACCACCAACAAGGTTGCGGGCGAGTTTCTCGAGCACCTGGCGGACACCGCGCTCAAAGAGACCAAGAAGAGCGGAGTGTTCGTGATCCCCGGCATCGGCCGCCTGGTGAAGGCGAACCGCAAGGCGCGCATGGGCCGCAACCCGCAGACCGGCGAGCCGATCCAGATCAAGGCCAAGACGGTGGTGAAGTTCCGCGTGGCCAAGGCCGCCAAGGACGCAATCGCCCCCAAGAAATAA